The Setaria italica strain Yugu1 chromosome IX, Setaria_italica_v2.0, whole genome shotgun sequence genome has a window encoding:
- the LOC101755814 gene encoding arabinosyltransferase RRA3 encodes MAFGGRRDGPLMLRGGGSGGGKPLSRGSRIAVAVAVGVALGCVCAFLYPDGIFRPSASALHWSSHVDSTACESTGQVTNLKSQLVSLERQNAEMRRQINELSMKLQLAGQGKDETLYKAGPFGTAKALRTNPTVIPDESVNPRLAKILEEVAVKKELIVALANSNVREMLEVWFTNIKRVGIPNFLVVALDDNIESFCKSKGVPVYRRDPDEGIDNIAKTGGNHAVSGLKFRVLREFLQLGYSILLSDIDIIFLRNPFDHLYRDSDVESMSDGHNNMTAYGFNDVFDEPSMGWARYAHTMRIWVYNSGFFYIRPTIPSIELLDRVAYRLSHEKAWDQAVFNEELFFPSRPGYEGLHASRRTMDIYFFMNSKVLFKTVRKDAQLKKLKPVIVHLNYHPDKLDRMKAVVEFYVNGKQDALQRFPDGSE; translated from the exons ATGGCcttcggcgggcggcgggacggtcCCCTCATGCTacggggcggcggcagcggcggcgggaaacCCCTGTCACGAGGGTCCCGGATCGCGGTGGCGGTCGCTGTCGGCGTCGCGCTTGGCTGTGTCTGCGCCTTCCTCTACCCCGACGGCATCTTCCGCCCTTCTGCCTCTGCCCTCCACTGGTCCAGCCAC GTTGACTCAACTGCTTGTGAATCAACAGGGCAAGTTACCAACCTTAAGTCCCAGTTGGTATCATTGGAGAGACAGAATGCTGAAATGAGGAGGCAGATTAACGAACTATCCATGAAACTTCAATTGGCTGGACAAGGAAAAGATGAGACCCTGTACAAGGCTGGTCCTTTTGGAACTGCCAAGGCTTTGAGAACAAATCCAACTGTAATCCCTGATGAATCTGTTAATCCCAGGTTGGCCAAGATACTGGAAGAAGTTGCTGTGAAAAAGGAACTTATCGTTGCATTGGCAAACTCCAACGTGAGGGAGATGCTTGAAGTTTGGTTTACCAATATCAAACGAGTTGGTATTCCAAACTTCCTAGTTGTGGCATTGGATGACAATATAGAAAGCTTCTGCAAATCTAAAGGTGTTCCAGTCTACCGGCGTGATCCTGATGAAGGAATTGACAATATTGCAAAAACTGGAGGGAACCATGCCGTTTCTGGACTTAAGTTTCGTGTTTTAAGGGAGTTCTTGCAGCTCGGATATAGTATTCTCCTCTCTGACATTGATATTATTTTCCTGAGGAACCCATTCGATCACCTTTACAGAGATTCTGATGTAGAGTCCATGAGTGATGGCCACAACAACATGACAGCTTATGGTTTCAACGACGTGTTTGATGAGCCATCTATGGGTTGGGCCAGATATGCTCACACAATGCGGATCTGGGTTTACAACTCCGGCTTTTTCTACATAAGACCAACAATTCCTTCTATTGAACTTCTGGATCGTGTAGCTTACCGCCTTTCTCATGAGAAGGCATGGGACCAAGCAGTCTTCAATGAGGAACTGTTCTTCCCATCTCGTCCAGGTTATGAAGGTCTTCATGCATCCAGGAGAACCATGGATATATATTTCTTCATGAACAGCAAAGTTCTCTTCAAAACTGTGAGGAAAGACGCTCAGCTCAAGAAGTTAAAGCCAGTGATTGTGCATTTGAACTATCATCCTGACAAGTTAGATCGGATGAAAGCTGTTGTTGAGTTCTATGTGAATGGAAAGCAAGATGCGCTGCAACGTTTCCCTGATGGGTCAGAATGA